Within Hydrogenoanaerobacterium saccharovorans, the genomic segment ATTTGATAAGGATATTGTTTACAGCGAATGTTATGGCCCCAAATACCATGGCATCGGGCAGATCAAAAGCTGGTTTGCTGATTGGAACAGGCGCGGAACAGTTTTGCAGTGGGATATAAAGCAGTTTGTCCATCAAGAGAATAAAATTGCAGTGGAATGGTATTTTCAATGCGAATATGATGGAGTTACCGACTGTTTTGACGGGGTGTCGTTGGTTTTATTTAACGATACGGGGAAAATAGTTCACCTCAAAGAATTTCAGTCGAAAGCAGAACATATTTATCCGTACGGCAAATGATGAACGTTGCCTTGAATGAGAGCGTGTTTCATTAAAATGGTTCTCTTTTGATTTTTTGCAGTTTTATACAGAAAATACCTTGACAAAACAAAAACGCTTTTATATAATAAGAAAAATTAAATGATTAAAACCGATGAATAAGAAGAGTACGCATAAAAACTCCCTTTGCAGAGAGCCGCCGTGTGGTGTAAGTGTGGTAAGTGAGATTATGCCGAATGGACTTATGAGGGCAGGACGAAAAGTAATTTTGCTTAGTAGTGCCTGACGGGATCTTCCCCCGTTACCAAAGAAGCATATATGTATGTATATGGATAAGCGGGTATGCTTTGCATACCAATTTGGGTGGTACCGCAGAAGTTTTTAAGGCTTTTGTCCCAGCAGAAATGCTGAGACAAAGGCCTTTTTTGTTTATGATAGTTTACGAAGCCAAATAAAATAAAAATAGAAAGAGGGTACCATGATGAAAAAAATACCGCACAGAATATATTTAACCGAGGAGCAGATGCCAAAGCAGTGGTATAATCTCAGGGCGGATATGAAAGAACTGCCCGCCCCCATGATGAACCCTGCCACCCTGCGCCCTGCAACAGAAGAAGATTTATATCCTGTATTCTGCAAAGAACTGGCACATCAAGAGATGGACGACAAAACGCGCTATGTACCAATTCCAGATGAAATCCTCGAGTTTTACAAAATGTACCGTCCCTCTCCGCTCATTCGTGCGTACAACTTAGAAAAGGCACTGGGTACGCCCGCAAAAATCTACTATAAATTTGAGGGCAACAACACCTCAGGCAGCCATAAGCTGAATTCTGCCGTTGCACAGGCGTATTACGCAAAAAAACAGGGGCTTAAAAGCCTTACCACCGAAACAGGCGCAGGCCAATGGGGCACCGCACTTGCCGAAGCTTGTTCGTTTTTTGGTATTCCCCTCACCGTTTTTATGGTAAAAGCCTCTTACGAGCAAAAGCCTTTTCGTAAAGCCATCATACAAACTTTTGACGCAAATGTAATTGCAAGCCCCAGCAATACCACGGATGCGGGCAGAAAAATATTGCAAGAAAACCCCGAAACAAGCGGCAGTTTGGGCTGTGCCATCTCCGAAGCCGTGGAAAAAGCAGTTACAACACCCGATTGCCGTTATGTGCTCGGCTCTGTGCTCAACCAAGTTTTGTTGCACCAGTCCATCATCGGGTTAGAATCGAAAATCGCGATGGAATCTATCGGAGAATACCCCGATGTCATCATTGGCTGTGCGGGCGGCGGCTCCAACCTCGGTGGGTTGATTGCACCGTTTATGCAGGATAAACTCACAGGGAAGGCAAACCCCAGAATGGTGGCGGTAGAGCCGGCGTCCTGCCCGTCGCTTACCCGCGGCAAATATGCTTACGATTTTTGCGATACGGGTAAAATCACGCCAATGGCAAAAATGTATACACTCGGATGCGAATTTATCCCTGCGCCCAATCATGCAGGCGGTTTGCGTTATCACGGGATGTCCCCTGTTTTGTCAAAACTGTATCATGACGGATACATGGAGGCTGTGGCAGTGCAGCAGACAAAGGTATTTAATGCCGCAACCTTGTTTGCAAAGCAAGAGACGATTCTTCCTGCGCCGGAGTCGGCACATGCCATTTATGCTGCAATCGAAGAAGCGCTGAAGTGCAAAGAAACCGGCGAAGAAAAAACGATTTTGTTTGGCCTTACAGGTACCGGTTATTTTGATATGACCGCTTACACCTCTTATTTGGAAGGGAAGATGAATGATTTCATCCCTACCGACGAAGATTTACAAAAAGGCTTTGATAAGCTGCCGAAAATCCCCGGAATTCAGGGGTAGTTTGCAGCTAAACAGTACACCCGCAGGCAGTAAATGCGGGTGTATTTTTCTGCCTGATAAAATGTTTACAAAAAGGCGGTATATTCAAGCAGTCCTTTTGTGATATGCTTATAACATTAGAAAATACAATTTAAGGTGATTGGATGAATTACAACAATAATTTTGACCAAGACAGACAGCCTGAATCCGGGTATACATATGTACAGGGTTTGGGCTTTGTTCCGTTTGGGCCTGCTTATAAAGAGCGCACCTCGCTCATCACCTGTGCAAACGCGATAGGGCTTGCGGTGCTGCTTTATTTGTTCTTGCGCGTTGCCATACCCGATTATGTTGTAAGAGTTCTGATGCTGTTTGTACCTGAGATTCGTTATTTTAATTCGCACTTAATGGCACCTGAGTGGATTACGCAGATAATTGACGGTACTTGCTTTTTACTAAGTAATTTTATTGCCTATGGTCTTTATATGCTTTTTATCCGCATCCCTGTAAAAGTAGCGTTGCCGCTTAAACGTCCTCAGGCATCGGTCACGGTTGCTTCGGTGCTGATTGCGCTTGCGGTGTCGGTGCTGGGCTCCATTTTAACTTCAGCCATCGGCCGTGTATTCGGTTTTGTCGGTTTGATACCGATTATGCCCGATATATCGGTTTCGCTTACCCCTACGGGGCTGATAGCCGCCTTGGTTAATATTTGTATACTGCCTGCATTTGTAGAGGAGTTTGTATTCCGCGGTGTACTGTTGCAAAGCCTGCGCCGGTTTGGCGATGGGTTTGCACTGGCGATATCCTCCATTATTTTTAGTATGCTTCACCTTAACTTTATTCAGGCACCTGTTGCTCTTCTGACAGGGTTTGTCATAGGATATTTTGTTATTCGCACCGGCTCTGTTTTAACCGGGGTTATCATACACTTTATCAATAATTTTCTGGCATTGATCCAGCAAATCATTATGCCATTGCTTTCGCAGCATCTGGCGGATATTGTGAACCTGCTGGTAGTTTTGGTTTACCTGATATTGGGGCTTGTTGCTATGGTTTTGCTTGCACGCAGCAGCGATAATCTGTTTGAGCTCAAAACAATACCGTCCTCTTTCTCGGTGCGCAAGCGTGCAAAAATGTTCTTCTCGTGCCCTGCAATGGTGATTGCAATTGTGCTGATCGCATCGCTTTCGCTGCATAGTATTCAAAGATTGCCGAGGTAACCTTATTATTATGGAAAATCAATACGAACTGTATATGAGGCAGGCGCTGGAGCTTGCAGCACAGGCGGCGCGGCTTGGCGAGGTACCGGTAGGTGCACTGGTGGTAAAAAATGGGCGCATTGTAGGGCGAGGTTTTAACCGCCGAGAGGGCAGTAAAAATGCGCTTTCTCATGCCGAGTTGATAGCCATTGATCAAGCGTGTAGAACACTTGGCGGTTGGCGGCTGTTTGGCTGCGATTTGTATGTTACGCTTGAGCCTTGCCCAATGTGTGCGGGTGCCATCATCAACAGCCGTATAGACCATGTTGTTTTTGGCGCATACGATAAAAAGGCGGGCTCTTGCGGCTCGGTTATCAACCTTTTTGAACTGCCCTACAATCATTTTCCCACCGCAATGGGCGGTATTTTGCAGCAAGAATGTGCCGGTATGCTTAGCGACTTTTTTAAGCAATTGCGCAAGTAAAAACACAAGCCCCGACTGTTTTTTCAGTCGGGGCTGATTTTATGCCATTTTTCAGCGTCATGTTGAAAGTCTGTTGAAACGGGGGAAAACTATTTGCCCATAACTGCAATTTGCGGTGAAACGCGACATTGGGCAGGGGTTTTCCACAGGAAAAAACCACGGTTTTAAACTATTTCCACGACTTTTCCAACTTTTTCTGTTGAAAACTCGGTTGAAAGTGTGGAAAGATATAATTTTTTGCATCAAATTTACAAAGTGTAATACAAAAAAATGTCAAGGCCAAAATATAGAATCATGTCGAAAGGCAGACACAATATATAGAAAAAACAAGAATTTCTTTTCCACACCAATGGGATAATACTGTTGAAACATATTATAGCACATTGCGCTCGCGAAAAAGCTTGGTTTTTAGTATGGCAATTTGCGTTTTTGCATCGCGGATTTCGTTGTTAAGTACCATTTCAACTGCTTTTTCGAAAGGTATTTTTTCTACGTATAGAAATTCATCGGCATCCAAATGTTGTTTGGTTTTTGATAAATCTTTTGCAAAATACAAATGGATGATCTCATTATCGTAAGCAGGCGTTGGCAAAAGCTGCCCCAGTGAACAATAGGTTTCTGCAACATAGCCGGTTTCCTCCTCCAGCTCACGCTTGCCGCAGGCAAAAGCATCTTCACCGTATTCCAGTTTGCCTGCAGGTATTTCAAGCAAAGCCTGTGCAAACGGGTAGCGGAACTGCCTTACCATCAAAAGCTTGCCTCCGTCATCGATTGCCGCAACGGCAACACCGCCCGGGTGCTCAATCACTTCACGGCTGGTGACATTGCCGTTTTCCAGTTCGACCATATCTTTACGCAGAGTAATCACTCTGCCTTTGAACAGTTGTTCGGTGCTCAGCGGTTTTTCAAATAGTTTCATAAAATTTCCTCCAACCAAATTAAAATCTATTGCTAAGGGGTGCATACACAAAGTTGTCTCACTCATAAGATAGTTTCGAGGTGATTGCAATGCATTTGTGGCAGCAGGTCAATCCATGCAGGCCTGCGCGTTTTTGCAGGATTTGGAATGCACGAAACGCGGTAATTTGCCGTGATGTCAAGCGCAACAAGCCTGCATTCTTATGCAGACGATGCAATCTATTAGAAACGGCATTTTGCCGCACGAGGTGATAGAATGCTGCTGGAACAGTATTATGAACAGCCGCCGATACACAATCAAGTGAAAGGAGGCCTGTTTGCACTAAAGGGGCAGTATCCCGGGTTGTGTAAAGTGTTTTCCATCGGGCGCAGTGTACTGGGGCGCGAGTTGTACGCTGTATCGGTGGGGCAAACCAAATGCGCTACACTGTTTATGGGCGGCACGCATGGTTTAGAATGGCTTACCACGCTGATGCTGATGCGATTTTTAGATGATTTACTGTATAGTATAGCACAAAACAAACCGCTTGCAGAGATTGACGTAAAAAAATCGATGGAGCGGCGCGGTGTTATTATTTTGCCGGCACTCAACCCGGACGGCATTGAGATTGCGCTGCGGGGCAGTGCAGGCGCAATGAGTATGGGCGATAAGGTGCAAGAGATTTGCGACGGCAACTACGCGCTGTGGCAGGCAAATGCACGGGGGGTGGATATCAACCATAATTTTGACGCCGGCTGGGATATTCTGCACCAAATGGAGCAGGAGGCGGGCATAACGAGCCCTGCCCCTACCCGCTTTGGCGGGTACCGCCATACCAGCGAGCCCGAAACACGCGCTATTTGTGGTTTTTGCAAAGGGTTTCAGGTGCGGCAGGCGTATGCAGTTCACTCACAGGGGGAGGAAATCTATTATAAATACGGTGAACATACGCCATCTCGTTCGCGCCTGATGGCACAGCTGCTTGCTACCAGCAGCGGTTATAAGCTGATGACACAGGAGGGGCTTGCCTCGCACGGCGGTTTTAAAGACTGGTTTATAGATAAACTGCACCGCCCTGCGTTTACCATTGAAATTGGCAAAGGCAAAAACCCGCTGCCGATTACCGACTTGATACCTGTGTACAACAAGCTGCAAGAAATGCTGGTACTGGCACTGCTGCTTTAAAACCAAGTAGAAAACAAGAGGTGATGCATACCGATTAAAGCAGTTTTTGTAAAGGAATGGAGTGATTTTACAGCGTAAAGAAAAGTTTGCCATATTGTTTACAGTTTCGTAATTGACATATTCCTTCTTGGGGCATACTATTAAAAACAGGGTTATTGACCGGCGAGCCGCCGGCGGCAGGCACCGTTTTTGCTTGCTTAGGCGAGGGGGCAAAGCTCCCGCCTTCAATCGGAGGTATTATGTACTTGGAGGAATTTCAATGGAGAAGCTGGTTGACATCAGAAAGGTGTACAAAATCTACAACCCCGGCGAGAACGAGGTGCGCGCGCTTGACGGCGTAACACTGGGTATCGATCACGGGGAGTTTATCGCCATCGTAGGGCATTCGGGTTCCGGTAAATCTACATTAATGAATATGCTGGGCTGTTTGGACACGCCGAGCGAGGGCAGTTATTTTCTCGACGGTGAGGACGTTTCCACTCTTTCGGATGATGAGTTATCGGAAATTCGCAATAAAGAGATTGGCTTTGTGTTTCAGGGCTTTAACCTGATCCCCAGTCTGGATGCAATTGAGAATGTGGAGCTGCCACTCATTTATCGCGGGCTTTCTAAAGATGAGCGCCGCCGCCTTGCCACCGAGGCATTGGAGCGTGTGGGCTTGGGTAACCGTTTGCGTCACCGCCCCATGCAAATGTCGGGCGGGCAGCAGCAGCGTGTGGCAATTGCCCGGGCAATTGCAGCAAAGCCTCCTGTAATTTTAGCCGATGAGCCGACAGGAAACCTTGACAGTAAGTCGGGCAAAGATGTTATGCGTATCCTCAACGAGTTATGGCATGAGGGGCGCACGGTCATCCTCATCACCCATGATAACGAGATTGCGAACAGTGCACGCCGTATTGTTAAAATCATTGACGGCAAAATTGTTTCAGATGTCATCAATGATAAGGTGCCCGAATCACCTGCCAGATTGGCAAACCATACCTTGTAATAACGCAAAAAGGAACGCTTTAAGCGTTCCTTTTTTATATGCAAAATCAATTATACTTCCAAGCTGGATGCCGTGGCGGATTGTGTTTCACCAAAATGACGCTGCGCAAAATCTTGCGAAAACTCTTCGTTGATATCGCAGGCATAGGGGTTAAAAACATTATCAAGCTTGGTAAGGTTAATTCGTGAAACCACCGGTTTTTCTGCATCGTTGTCGCTGCTTGCCAAAATCCCCTGCTTTTCTGCAGCGATAACAGAGGGGCAGTAAATACCGCATACTCCGCCGAAACGGCGCTGAAGGATGTCGCCTACCATCGTTGACTTTACCGCAAACAGCGCGGTCTCTTGTACGCGCAGGTAAACATCTGCCACATTTGGGTAGCGGCAGCCGTAGTTGATGTTGCAGGTGGGGCATAGCATCACCTGTGCGCCCAACCCCTTTGCGATACGGTACACCTCAAAATAGCAACTGTCTTGCCCGATAGAAACACAAAACTTACCTATTTTCGTGTCAAACAGAGTAAGAGTGTTGCCCGGGGTTACGCCGATTTGAACTTCATCTTCGGCTAGATGCGTTTTATTCTGATAACCGAGGACATCACCGTCAGGGTCGAACAGGTACGAGCGGTTATACAGGTTGTCGCCGTCAAACAAGTAGATGCTCCCAGCCAAAACATAAACACCGTATTGGCAAGCAAGCTCAGAAAAAGTGGTAAAGTAAACCTCTTGCAAAAAATCGTAATATGTATAAAGCACATCGTTGGTAAAGTTGCCGCGCTCGCCCGATTCACATAGTTTGTAATCCGAAACAATGCGGTCGTATTTAGGCACGATCGATAAAGGTGCGAATCCAATCAGTTCAGGGAAGCACACCATCTGTGCGCCGCCCTCTACGGCAAGTGCCATCTTTTCAGAAAGGTGCTCAACATAATCATCCAGCTTTTTGTAGGGGCGAAGTTTTACGGGGATTGCTGCAACCTTAACCGCAGCAGGGTCTGTGAAAGACAGGTTCTCGCTGCGGTTGATGTCCAGCCGGTCGATAACCTTAATAATTTTTTTCTCGCTTCCCTTAAGAGAAAACGGATTAGGAAATGAAATCATGTTGTTTCCCCTCTCTTAAAGCAGATGGCGGTGTTCTGCAAACAAGTTTTTGTTGAAATGAGAACTGTGATAATCACTGTGAATATCGTATAAGCGGCTTACGTTAAACGCAGCAGATGCCGTTTGAGCGGGTTTGGATATATAACCGGTGTTGTCCATTGTAGCAAGAAACGGCGCGCTGATGGATGCCGTGTTATTATTTGCCGACAATACCAGCAAGTTGTTGGTTTGTGCAGCGCCCCAGCCGCCTGTAAACAATTTTTGTTCGCTGTATTCATCGGGGGCAATCCACTGCGAATTCACCAAAATATCGCAGCCGCCCAAGCGTGCATGCCGCTGTACCTCGGGGTTATAGATGTCTGCATCCACACAAAGAAATATTTTGCCGTAAGGTGTGTCAAATAAAGCGAGGTTACTAGCTTTTTTGTATAGATTGCGGTTGTCTCTGTTAAAAAACAACCCCCGCTGTGCACCTGCTATTTTACCGGCAGGGTTAAACATACATAGGCACATATAGTCTGCAATGTTCATCAGCCCTGTTACTACATAGGTGTTGTGTTCTTTTGCGTATTTTTTACACTTTTTAAAATAGCTGCCGCCCTCTTTCATCGGGATGACAGGAACGTTATTTTTAAATACTACGAAATTGCTTTGCTGCGCAGGTGGTTCAAATGCGTCAACGATGCTGAGAAATATATCCTGCATGGGATCCCCCCTCAAAATTTGTAGAATTATATGTACTACCCAATGGGTATAGATCTTGAAAAATCTTTACAAAATACATTATATATAAAAAATTCCTTTAATTCAACATCAAACCCTGCGGTATTGCAAAATGGCGGTAAATACGTTAAAATAGTTGTTGCCTGATAGAGTGTATTCAGGCAGTCAGTCGCAAGTTCCTGACTTAAAACCACACTACGAAAGGAAAATTGAATGATGAGAAACACAAACGTCAGAAAGCTGACGATGTGCGCAATGCTTGCTGCCATTTATGTGGTGCTGAGCCTGGCTTTTGCGCCCATTTCGTTTGGCGCGGTGCAGTTTCGGGTTTCGGAGGCACTTACCCTGCTGCCGGTATTTTCGCCTTATGCAGTGATTGGTGTCACTGTGGGCTGCTTAATCACCAACATAGCGGGGGTGGCAATGGGCATAACCATGCCAATGGATATCTTGTTCGGCACGCTTGCCACGCTGATTGCAGCGGTTTTAACCTACCTGCTGCGTAATGTTTGCATCAAAGGCATTCCGGTACTGGCAGCGCTGCCACCGGTGCTCGTTAATGCACTGGTGATCGGATGGGAAATTACTTTTTTCTTTTTGCCCGAGGGCGCATCCTTGCCAGGCTTTATCACTTCGGCGGTCAGTGTAGGCACAGGCGAAATGGTTGCATGCGGCGTGCTTGGCATGCTGCTGGTGTATACTTTAAAGAAAACCAAGTTGGATAAAAAATTATTTGAATAGCAATATAATTGAAACTTGCAAAAAACTCGACGATAAGCCATCGCCGAGTTTTTATTTTGCTGATATCTGCTAAAGAGCTGGGATTATCTATAACGGTACCGTGTTTTATGCAAGCTAATAGGCAACCAGCTCAAAATCACCAAAGTATTTGTCGGTGTAAGCATTCTTATCTAAAAAATCCACGTTGTAAAAACAACCGTAATGTTCGCTGCAATCGCTTTTATCCACTTTATAAAGGTTGCCCTTTACCAATTTGCCGGGCGCCAGTTCGCTGCTGCCGTAAACTTTGGTAAGCAAGGTGCGGGGCAGTTCAAATACAATCCCCCAGTAAATCCCCTGCAAATCCTCTGACTGAAACGATTTTACCCGCGGAAGTACCAAATACTCTGCCATAGGGATATGCTGTTCGCCGCAAACCTCGTTGAGGAGCAGCCCCCCATAGCTTGCCGACATGGATAGATACTTGTCCGACAGCTCGGGAAATAGGTTGAGGTTTACCATAAGCGTGCTGGTTTCAGACGGAAGAGCTTCGAATGCCCACATACGCACCCATACGCTTTGTTCGCTGATGCACAGGCGCGCCTGCACAAACGGCTTGTAATCGCGTTTTTCCAGCGGGTAGTTTACTATTTTTGCAACGGGCAGCGAATCCCACACGGGCAGCCCATTGATCAGACTAATTTTAAAAGACATAGCGTGCCTCCGTAACTGTCGAATTGTAGAGAATATACTTATTATTATAACACGTTTTGCTGCGAAAAAACAATGAATAATCGTTTGAAATGCTTTTATCATCAATGAGTTTAAATTACGATACTGCATCGATGTATATTGCATACTGTACATATTGACTTTGAGTTTTTTAGTATATATAATGAAGTGGCTACTGACAGAAATGGGAAAGGATGACTTGAATGTACAACAACAGCAATGCAGACCCTTGGATAAATACGGAGGAACGGGCAAAAACCCCCTTATATAAGCACATTGCAAAAACCTATGCTTGGATGTTTTTGGGCCTTATGGTTACATTCGCAACGGCTTATTCGCTTTACAGTACAGGGCTGGTGTGGTTTGTGTTTTATTTTAGCTGGATGCCGATTGCGCTATTAATTGCCAAACTGGCACTGGTATGGTTTTTAACCTCTAAGATGTATTCGTTTCAGGTAAATACCGTAAGAACTATTTTTCTAGCCTATTCGTTTTTAACGGGTGTAGTGTTTTCTACTCTGTTTATAATGTATGATGCTACCGATTCGATTCTTTTATTCGGCGTTACGGCATTGTTTTTCGGCTTGATGGCGGGGATTGGTCTTATCACAAAAAAAGATGTTTCGCGCTACGGGTCGATTATCGTATTCGGTTTGGTTGCCCTTTTGATAATGAGCCTTATCAGTTATTTTCTCAACCTGTATATGCTGGATATCATCCTTTGCTTTGTGGGGCTTTTTGTTTTCTTGGGTGTTACTACCTACGATTCAAAAAAGGCGAAAGATTTTTACTACCAGTTTGAAGGCGATTCCGAAATGCTGGAGAAAATCTCTGTTTACTCTGCACTCAACCTCTATCTCGATTTTATCAATGTATTTCTGTACCTGCTGCGTTTGTTCGGCAAAAAAAGATAAAGCAAGATATTGTTTCGCATTTCATAAAAACATGTGGAAACCCCGTTGCAGACTAGTCTGCAACGGGGTTTTTTATCTGCAATCAGTAAAAGTTAGATATTACTGCCCACAGCATTTTTTGTATTTTTTGCCGCTCCCGCAGGGGCAAGGGTCGTTTCTGCCAACCTTTTCGGCTGCGGATTTATGGACAGGCTGTTGTTTTACGCTGCCGTCACCGCCTGCAGTGTAGCTGGGTTTGGCTACCTGCTCACGCTCCGGCTCCGTCTCGTTGCGGATTTGTACGGTCATCATCATTTTAACTGTGTTTTCGCGGATGGATTCAATCATCTGGTCGAACATATCAAAGCCCTCGATGCGGTATTCCACGACAGGGTCTTTCTGTGCATAGCTGCGCAGGTAAATGCCCTTGCGCAGGTCGTCCATGGCATCAATATGGTCAATCCAGTGGCGGTCAACATTTTTCAGCAAGATGACGCGTTCCAACTCGCGGGTAAGTTCTTCGCCGAACTGTGCCTCACGTGCTGCATATTTATCATCGGCTTTTTTCTGTATAAATGCTCTTATTTCATCTTTGGGGGTGTTTTCCAACGTTTTCATGTCGTACTTCAAATCGCCCTCATCCAAAATCCAGCCGAGGAAGTGATAACGCAGACCGTCGATGTTCCACTCCTCGCGGATATCGCTGTTGCCGAGGTATTGCACCATGGCACTGTCGATGGAATCGGAGATCATCTTTTGGATGTAATCGCGGATGTTTTCACCGTCCAACACTTTGCAGCGCTGACCGTAGATAATTTCACGCTGTTTGTTCATAACGTCGTCGAATTGCAGCACGTTTTTACGGATGCCGAAGTTGCGCCCCTCTACCTTTGCCTGTGCATTTTCAATCGAACTCGAGAGGATGCGGTTTTCGATGGGGGTGTCCTCGTCAACGCCGAGGGTATCCATCATATTCTGAATGCGCTCGCCGCCGAACAGACGCATCAAGTCGTCCTCAAGCGATATGAAGAAGCGGGTATCGCCGGGGTCGCCCTGACGGCCGGAACGTCCGCGCAGCTGGTTATCAATACGGCGCGACTCGTGGCGCTCGGTGCCGATGATGAACAAACCGCCTGCA encodes:
- a CDS encoding nuclear transport factor 2 family protein, which gives rise to MMAEKEKMIKLYFESWLKKDAAILENIFDKDIVYSECYGPKYHGIGQIKSWFADWNRRGTVLQWDIKQFVHQENKIAVEWYFQCEYDGVTDCFDGVSLVLFNDTGKIVHLKEFQSKAEHIYPYGK
- a CDS encoding TrpB-like pyridoxal phosphate-dependent enzyme, which translates into the protein MKKIPHRIYLTEEQMPKQWYNLRADMKELPAPMMNPATLRPATEEDLYPVFCKELAHQEMDDKTRYVPIPDEILEFYKMYRPSPLIRAYNLEKALGTPAKIYYKFEGNNTSGSHKLNSAVAQAYYAKKQGLKSLTTETGAGQWGTALAEACSFFGIPLTVFMVKASYEQKPFRKAIIQTFDANVIASPSNTTDAGRKILQENPETSGSLGCAISEAVEKAVTTPDCRYVLGSVLNQVLLHQSIIGLESKIAMESIGEYPDVIIGCAGGGSNLGGLIAPFMQDKLTGKANPRMVAVEPASCPSLTRGKYAYDFCDTGKITPMAKMYTLGCEFIPAPNHAGGLRYHGMSPVLSKLYHDGYMEAVAVQQTKVFNAATLFAKQETILPAPESAHAIYAAIEEALKCKETGEEKTILFGLTGTGYFDMTAYTSYLEGKMNDFIPTDEDLQKGFDKLPKIPGIQG
- a CDS encoding CPBP family intramembrane glutamic endopeptidase, whose protein sequence is MNYNNNFDQDRQPESGYTYVQGLGFVPFGPAYKERTSLITCANAIGLAVLLYLFLRVAIPDYVVRVLMLFVPEIRYFNSHLMAPEWITQIIDGTCFLLSNFIAYGLYMLFIRIPVKVALPLKRPQASVTVASVLIALAVSVLGSILTSAIGRVFGFVGLIPIMPDISVSLTPTGLIAALVNICILPAFVEEFVFRGVLLQSLRRFGDGFALAISSIIFSMLHLNFIQAPVALLTGFVIGYFVIRTGSVLTGVIIHFINNFLALIQQIIMPLLSQHLADIVNLLVVLVYLILGLVAMVLLARSSDNLFELKTIPSSFSVRKRAKMFFSCPAMVIAIVLIASLSLHSIQRLPR
- the tadA gene encoding tRNA adenosine(34) deaminase TadA, which encodes MENQYELYMRQALELAAQAARLGEVPVGALVVKNGRIVGRGFNRREGSKNALSHAELIAIDQACRTLGGWRLFGCDLYVTLEPCPMCAGAIINSRIDHVVFGAYDKKAGSCGSVINLFELPYNHFPTAMGGILQQECAGMLSDFFKQLRK
- a CDS encoding NUDIX domain-containing protein; the protein is MKLFEKPLSTEQLFKGRVITLRKDMVELENGNVTSREVIEHPGGVAVAAIDDGGKLLMVRQFRYPFAQALLEIPAGKLEYGEDAFACGKRELEEETGYVAETYCSLGQLLPTPAYDNEIIHLYFAKDLSKTKQHLDADEFLYVEKIPFEKAVEMVLNNEIRDAKTQIAILKTKLFRERNVL
- a CDS encoding M14 family zinc carboxypeptidase, whose amino-acid sequence is MLLEQYYEQPPIHNQVKGGLFALKGQYPGLCKVFSIGRSVLGRELYAVSVGQTKCATLFMGGTHGLEWLTTLMLMRFLDDLLYSIAQNKPLAEIDVKKSMERRGVIILPALNPDGIEIALRGSAGAMSMGDKVQEICDGNYALWQANARGVDINHNFDAGWDILHQMEQEAGITSPAPTRFGGYRHTSEPETRAICGFCKGFQVRQAYAVHSQGEEIYYKYGEHTPSRSRLMAQLLATSSGYKLMTQEGLASHGGFKDWFIDKLHRPAFTIEIGKGKNPLPITDLIPVYNKLQEMLVLALLL
- a CDS encoding ABC transporter ATP-binding protein, whose amino-acid sequence is MEKLVDIRKVYKIYNPGENEVRALDGVTLGIDHGEFIAIVGHSGSGKSTLMNMLGCLDTPSEGSYFLDGEDVSTLSDDELSEIRNKEIGFVFQGFNLIPSLDAIENVELPLIYRGLSKDERRRLATEALERVGLGNRLRHRPMQMSGGQQQRVAIARAIAAKPPVILADEPTGNLDSKSGKDVMRILNELWHEGRTVILITHDNEIANSARRIVKIIDGKIVSDVINDKVPESPARLANHTL
- a CDS encoding nitrilase-related carbon-nitrogen hydrolase; the protein is MISFPNPFSLKGSEKKIIKVIDRLDINRSENLSFTDPAAVKVAAIPVKLRPYKKLDDYVEHLSEKMALAVEGGAQMVCFPELIGFAPLSIVPKYDRIVSDYKLCESGERGNFTNDVLYTYYDFLQEVYFTTFSELACQYGVYVLAGSIYLFDGDNLYNRSYLFDPDGDVLGYQNKTHLAEDEVQIGVTPGNTLTLFDTKIGKFCVSIGQDSCYFEVYRIAKGLGAQVMLCPTCNINYGCRYPNVADVYLRVQETALFAVKSTMVGDILQRRFGGVCGIYCPSVIAAEKQGILASSDNDAEKPVVSRINLTKLDNVFNPYACDINEEFSQDFAQRHFGETQSATASSLEV
- a CDS encoding nitrilase-related carbon-nitrogen hydrolase gives rise to the protein MQDIFLSIVDAFEPPAQQSNFVVFKNNVPVIPMKEGGSYFKKCKKYAKEHNTYVVTGLMNIADYMCLCMFNPAGKIAGAQRGLFFNRDNRNLYKKASNLALFDTPYGKIFLCVDADIYNPEVQRHARLGGCDILVNSQWIAPDEYSEQKLFTGGWGAAQTNNLLVLSANNNTASISAPFLATMDNTGYISKPAQTASAAFNVSRLYDIHSDYHSSHFNKNLFAEHRHLL
- a CDS encoding QueT transporter family protein — encoded protein: MMRNTNVRKLTMCAMLAAIYVVLSLAFAPISFGAVQFRVSEALTLLPVFSPYAVIGVTVGCLITNIAGVAMGITMPMDILFGTLATLIAAVLTYLLRNVCIKGIPVLAALPPVLVNALVIGWEITFFFLPEGASLPGFITSAVSVGTGEMVACGVLGMLLVYTLKKTKLDKKLFE
- a CDS encoding Bax inhibitor-1/YccA family protein, encoding MYNNSNADPWINTEERAKTPLYKHIAKTYAWMFLGLMVTFATAYSLYSTGLVWFVFYFSWMPIALLIAKLALVWFLTSKMYSFQVNTVRTIFLAYSFLTGVVFSTLFIMYDATDSILLFGVTALFFGLMAGIGLITKKDVSRYGSIIVFGLVALLIMSLISYFLNLYMLDIILCFVGLFVFLGVTTYDSKKAKDFYYQFEGDSEMLEKISVYSALNLYLDFINVFLYLLRLFGKKR